The Equus quagga isolate Etosha38 chromosome 10, UCLA_HA_Equagga_1.0, whole genome shotgun sequence genome includes a region encoding these proteins:
- the RPA4 gene encoding replication protein A 30 kDa subunit codes for MSKNGFGSYGSISAAGGASGGNDQPSQGGGTAPATKLFRSRALIQEIVPCSVNQLLTSTLVDDVFQIRGVEVSQVSIVGIIRQAERAPNYVLYKIDDMTTKPIEVRQWVSKEQAKQGVTLLPVGMYVKVFGTLKCSAGVKCLEVLNIRVLESMNEITAHVLETGHAHMMLPKAYQAAPVQNAPVTPLEMDGVQESGEDCPDYILKEVLRLIRECPRKEGKSLQQLQTELCSLSIKTIKQAIDYLTIEGLVYCTVDGEHFKSAD; via the coding sequence ATGAGTAAGAATGGATTTGGTAGCTATGGCAGCATCTCTGCCGCGGGAGGAGCCAGTGGCGGCAATGACCAACCGTCTCAGGGCGGCGGCACGGCTCCTGCTACTAAGCTCTTCAGATCCAGGGCCCTAATCCAGGAAATTGTACCTTGTTCTGTAAACCAGCTGCTCACCTCCACTCTGGTTGATGATGTCTTTCAGATTAGGGGCGTTGAGGTTTCCCAGGTCTCTATCGTGGGGATAATCAGACAGGCAGAGAGGGCTCCAAACTACGTTCTTTACAAAATCGATGATATGACCACCAAGCCTATTGAGGTGCGCCAGTGGGTCAGCAAAGAGCAAGCAAAGCAGGGGGTGACTCTGCTTCCCGTGGGGATGTATGTCAAAGTGTTCGGGACCCTCAAATGTTCTGCGGGGGTGAAGTGCCTCGAGGTGTTGAACATCCGCGTCCTGGAGAGCATGAACGAGATCACCGCGCATGTTCTGGAAACGGGCCATGCGCACATGATGCTGCCTAAGGCCTACCAAGCGGCCCCTGTGCAGAATGCACCTGTTACCCCATTGGAGATGGATGGGGTTCAGGAGTCCGGCGAGGACTGCCCTGACTACATTCTGAAGGAGGTGCTGCGTTTGATTCGTGAGTGTCCTCGAAAGGAAGGCAAGAGCCTTCAACAGCTCCAGACCGAGCTTTGCAGCCTGAGCATCAAGACCATCAAGCAAGCCATTGATTATCTGACTATCGAGGGCCTCGTCTACTGCACTGTGGATGGGGAGCATTTTAAATCTGCTGATTGA